In Arthrobacter alpinus, a single window of DNA contains:
- a CDS encoding type III polyketide synthase, with protein MTVTLRSLETAVPPTILIQEEARDVFAAQPGLTRLGQRLVRTCFDSAAIDTRHTAVRELSTDFRGDNPMFYDDASGLLLNPTTKERNDLFAAEASPLFIEAATKALAAATGISAADITHVVTVSCTGFFNPGPDYKVVRALGLHPSVQRYHLGFMGCYAAFPALRAAKAFCEADPEAVVLVVSVELCSLHVRTSNDPDTIMGSSLFADGAAAAVITARELPLSGPVIELDHFETVLTPVGEDSMAWNIGDHGFEMVLDTYVPKIIDEHIVGALEPLLAKTPELRAFPYGSIRHWAIHPGGRSILDKVQAKLDLSDEQLVPARETLRRYGNMSSATVLFVLKHILEQPAEEARANICSMAFGPGLTVETGLFTKVSPALVPHQDAVLAGHA; from the coding sequence ATGACGGTCACCTTGAGGTCCCTTGAAACTGCGGTTCCGCCCACCATCTTGATCCAGGAAGAGGCCAGAGACGTGTTTGCGGCTCAACCGGGGCTGACCCGGCTGGGGCAAAGGTTGGTGCGTACCTGCTTTGATTCGGCCGCGATCGACACCCGGCACACCGCCGTTCGTGAGCTGAGCACGGACTTCCGCGGGGACAACCCCATGTTTTACGACGACGCGTCCGGGCTGCTGCTCAATCCCACCACCAAGGAACGCAACGATCTCTTTGCAGCGGAGGCTTCGCCACTTTTCATCGAGGCGGCAACAAAGGCCCTGGCCGCCGCGACGGGGATCAGCGCGGCCGATATTACGCATGTCGTTACGGTCTCCTGTACTGGCTTTTTCAATCCCGGACCCGACTACAAGGTGGTGCGAGCCCTGGGCTTGCACCCCTCGGTGCAGCGCTACCACCTGGGTTTCATGGGCTGCTACGCCGCATTCCCGGCCCTGCGTGCGGCCAAGGCCTTCTGCGAAGCCGATCCAGAGGCCGTGGTCCTGGTGGTGTCCGTCGAGCTATGTTCCTTGCACGTGCGCACCTCCAATGACCCCGACACCATCATGGGGTCCTCGCTCTTCGCCGACGGCGCGGCGGCCGCGGTAATCACGGCGCGTGAGCTGCCACTTTCGGGCCCGGTCATTGAACTTGACCACTTTGAAACGGTCCTGACACCCGTGGGCGAAGACTCCATGGCCTGGAATATCGGCGACCACGGCTTTGAGATGGTGCTCGATACTTACGTTCCCAAGATCATTGACGAACACATTGTGGGTGCCCTGGAGCCATTGCTGGCCAAAACCCCCGAGTTGCGCGCATTCCCCTACGGCAGCATCCGCCATTGGGCCATCCACCCGGGAGGCCGCAGCATTCTCGATAAAGTGCAGGCAAAACTGGATCTCAGCGATGAACAGCTTGTTCCGGCACGGGAAACGCTGCGCCGGTATGGAAATATGAGCAGCGCAACTGTTTTGTTTGTCCTCAAGCACATTCTCGAACAGCCTGCCGAGGAAGCCCGGGCAAACATTTGTTCCATGGCATTCGGCCCGGGACTAACCGTGGAGACAGGACTTTTCACGAAGGTCAGCCCCGCTCTTGTCCCCCACCAAGACGCGGTTCTCGCCGGTCATGCCTGA
- a CDS encoding class I SAM-dependent methyltransferase, producing the protein MPETPTAATGNLFLTTRDVDAVEEMDKPGCDRAKLARTYAQFPLINSVVSRWHGVYQHRIKPLLSSTTETTLLDVGCGGGDIAAALARWAARDHLRLSITAIDPDTRAIDFARASASPPSVIFRRTHSKSLVADGAVFDVVISNHVLHHLTPEEFQGLLTDSELLARQLVIHSDIARSPVAYGLFSVATLPFFPGSFIRRDGLTSIRRSYTAAELRAVLPAGWRVESAIPYRNLVLFTPANLHV; encoded by the coding sequence ATGCCTGAGACCCCCACGGCAGCAACAGGCAACCTCTTCCTCACCACCAGGGACGTGGATGCAGTGGAGGAAATGGACAAGCCCGGCTGCGATCGGGCCAAACTTGCCCGCACCTATGCGCAGTTCCCGCTCATCAACAGCGTTGTCTCACGCTGGCACGGCGTGTACCAACACCGAATCAAACCTCTCCTTTCCAGCACCACAGAAACCACCTTGCTCGATGTCGGCTGCGGCGGCGGAGACATTGCCGCAGCCCTGGCCCGCTGGGCTGCACGGGACCATCTGCGACTTTCCATCACGGCCATCGATCCGGACACCAGGGCCATCGACTTCGCCCGCGCCTCCGCAAGCCCACCGTCGGTGATATTTCGCAGGACCCACAGCAAGAGTCTGGTTGCAGACGGCGCCGTGTTCGACGTCGTTATTTCCAACCACGTGCTGCACCACCTCACGCCGGAGGAATTCCAGGGCCTGCTCACCGATTCCGAGCTGCTGGCACGTCAATTGGTCATTCACAGCGACATTGCCCGCAGCCCTGTGGCCTATGGCTTGTTTTCCGTGGCAACGCTGCCCTTCTTTCCGGGATCGTTTATCCGGCGCGACGGCCTCACCTCCATCCGGCGCAGCTACACGGCCGCGGAATTACGCGCCGTCTTGCCGGCCGGCTGGCGTGTGGAGTCCGCCATCCCGTACCGAAACCTGGTCCTTTTCACCCCGGCAAATTTGCATGTTTGA
- a CDS encoding FAD-dependent oxidoreductase → MFDVIIVGAGPVGLYLGALLLQEGQSVRILEQRPVPSQHSRAIGIHPPALQALERAGVAGTMVAEGVRIPLGIARSGGREVARLRFDEAPPWPFVLSLKQARTEAILAARVHALDPAALLRGVRVDSLHDAGGCVTLSGQQRGEVPGAVELPASFQARLVIGADGAKSTIRDLVNIPTTGRDYPDSYLMGDYPDTGSDRAAAVLHLEPGGIVESFPVPGGLRRWVVHTDSLLAEATAEDLAALITERTGEGVDAGANSMLSSFRVRSTMATRMVQGRVALVGDAAHEISPIGGQGMNLGWLDAAALAPIIVAALRGEGTGDQLRDFQRARLRASHRASRQAWLNMVLGRAVPAPCLSVLHALLRPALRLRRVQNLAVRRFTMHGLG, encoded by the coding sequence ATGTTTGACGTCATCATTGTTGGCGCCGGGCCTGTCGGATTGTATTTGGGTGCACTGCTGCTGCAGGAGGGACAGTCGGTGCGCATTCTCGAACAACGGCCCGTGCCGAGCCAGCATTCACGCGCCATCGGCATCCACCCACCGGCCCTCCAGGCTCTGGAACGAGCAGGAGTCGCCGGCACCATGGTGGCCGAGGGCGTCCGTATCCCGCTCGGCATTGCCCGGAGCGGCGGACGGGAAGTGGCACGGTTGCGGTTCGATGAGGCGCCACCGTGGCCGTTTGTACTGAGCCTGAAGCAGGCCCGCACGGAAGCAATCCTGGCCGCAAGGGTTCACGCCCTTGACCCTGCCGCACTGCTGCGCGGGGTGCGCGTGGATTCCCTGCACGACGCCGGAGGCTGCGTAACGCTTTCCGGTCAACAGCGCGGTGAGGTGCCTGGTGCAGTGGAACTGCCGGCCTCCTTTCAGGCCCGGTTGGTCATTGGGGCAGATGGAGCGAAATCAACTATTCGGGACCTCGTGAACATTCCCACAACCGGCCGCGACTACCCCGACAGTTATCTCATGGGTGATTACCCCGACACCGGAAGCGACAGGGCCGCTGCGGTCTTGCACCTGGAACCGGGCGGCATCGTGGAATCGTTCCCCGTGCCGGGCGGTCTGCGCCGATGGGTTGTCCACACAGACTCACTCCTGGCCGAAGCCACAGCCGAGGACTTGGCCGCACTCATCACCGAACGCACGGGCGAAGGCGTGGATGCTGGGGCCAACAGCATGTTGAGCTCTTTCCGAGTCCGTTCAACCATGGCAACGCGGATGGTTCAGGGCCGGGTGGCCTTGGTGGGCGATGCCGCGCATGAGATCAGCCCCATTGGCGGACAGGGCATGAATCTGGGGTGGTTGGATGCCGCCGCCTTGGCCCCCATCATCGTGGCGGCCCTGCGGGGCGAGGGCACGGGTGACCAGCTCCGTGATTTTCAGCGCGCACGATTGCGTGCCAGCCACAGAGCGTCCCGCCAAGCGTGGCTCAACATGGTGCTGGGACGGGCGGTCCCGGCGCCGTGCCTAAGCGTTTTGCACGCGCTGCTCAGGCCGGCCTTGCGCCTACGCCGGGTCCAGAACCTTGCTGTCCGGCGCTTCACTATGCACGGGCTGGGCTGA